The following proteins come from a genomic window of Dysidea avara chromosome 12, odDysAvar1.4, whole genome shotgun sequence:
- the LOC136240098 gene encoding fibrinogen-like protein A, which translates to MEGQVRIWIGCSVGMRSAVLSAKVLYLFILLITRQVSSINPNCDNLEKQYKLKCGTGQATIKNCCNLVAMGSGEDDSEPLGPSGVYSITGGSPFTSNKVYCDMDTDNGGWTVIQRNTNNSMNWISFSRSWVDYENGFGDLRADFWYGLKAIHAMTQTGQWEMRTDFRYANNKTWTYFHYDHFSVGCASEEYPLSVGGYKGIVFKGLYDGHDEAKFSTYDNDNDKAHFTCAITSKCGWWYYACDAINPNERPPEVSLRPRREKPVMVDMINIKIRPKQC; encoded by the coding sequence ATGGAGGGGCAGGTACGTATTTGGATCGGTTGTTCAGTTGGAATGAGGTCAGCTGTCTTGTCAGCAAAGGTGCTGTACCTGTTCATCCTACTCATAACAAGGCAAGTCTCTAGTATTAACCCAAACTGTGACAACTTGGAAAAACAGTACAAATTGAAATGTGGAACTGGTCAAGCCACTATTAAAAACTGTTGTAaccttgttgctatgggatcaGGGGAGGATGACTCTGAGCCCTTGGGACCTTCCGGGGTTTACTCTATAACAGGGGGAAGTCCCTTTACCTCTAATAAAGTCTACTGTGACATGGACACTGATAATGGAGGATGGACCGTCATACAACGTAACACAAACAATTCTATGAATTGGATAAGCTTCTCAAGATCTTGGGTTGATTATGAAAATGGTTTTGGTGACCTGAGAGCAGATTTCTGGTACGGGCTCAAGGCTATACATGCTATGACACAAACCGGCCAATGGGAGATGAGAACAGACTTCCGTTATGCCAATAACAAGACCTGGACATACTTTCACTATGATCATTTTAGTGTTGGCTGTGCCAGTGAAGAATACCCACTCAGTGTGGGTGGATATAAAGGAATCGTCTTCAAGGGTCTTTATGATGGGCACGATGAAGCAAAGTTTAGTACATATGATAATGACAATGATAAAGCTCATTTTACATGTGCCATAACAAGCAAGTGTGGATGGTGGTACTATGCCTGTGATGCTATTAATCCTAATGAACGCCCACCAGAGGTGTCGCTACGACCAAGAAGGGAAAAACCTGTGATGGTTGACATGATAAACATAAAGATACGCCCCAAGCAATGCTAG